From a single Fulvivirga ulvae genomic region:
- a CDS encoding cytochrome d ubiquinol oxidase subunit II — protein sequence MLYVVIIFLCLSILLYLLLGGADFGAGILELITKSELRQNTRMLTYKTIGPVWEANHMWLIIIIVILFVGFPPIYSALSIYLHIPLLFMLLGIIGRGTAFVFRHYDAVKDDMQKVYNLIFTYSSFITPFFLGVIAGAMVSGDINPEATNFFDLYIAPWTSFFAISVGIFTVSICGFLAAVYLSGEETDQHIRRVFIRKARLLNIATVVSGGLVFFAAYIDGLSLMIELITQPVTLIILVLASLSLWLLWHFLNKQKTNQQKAVASRLVAGFQITMILLALGYHYFPDFLIMHNGVNLSLFNSAAVGKPITTLAWALILGSIFILPSLFYLIYSFQKEPES from the coding sequence ATTGTTGTATCTCCTGCTGGGAGGGGCAGACTTTGGTGCAGGTATACTAGAGCTGATCACTAAAAGTGAACTCAGGCAAAACACCCGAATGCTCACCTATAAAACTATAGGTCCTGTATGGGAAGCAAACCATATGTGGCTGATCATTATCATAGTTATCCTGTTTGTGGGTTTCCCTCCTATTTATTCCGCACTTTCTATTTACCTGCATATCCCGCTGCTGTTTATGCTTCTTGGCATCATCGGAAGAGGTACTGCGTTTGTTTTCAGGCACTACGATGCTGTAAAAGACGATATGCAAAAGGTTTATAACCTTATATTTACTTACTCAAGCTTTATCACGCCATTCTTTCTTGGCGTAATAGCCGGCGCTATGGTATCAGGCGATATTAACCCGGAGGCAACCAATTTCTTCGATCTTTATATTGCACCATGGACAAGCTTTTTCGCGATCTCTGTCGGCATATTTACCGTGTCGATATGCGGCTTTCTGGCTGCTGTTTATCTTTCCGGAGAAGAAACTGATCAGCATATCAGGCGGGTTTTCATACGCAAAGCGCGTTTGCTGAATATAGCCACTGTAGTATCCGGAGGGCTGGTATTTTTTGCAGCTTATATTGACGGTCTCTCCCTCATGATTGAACTGATTACTCAACCCGTAACCCTGATTATACTGGTTTTGGCCTCACTTTCCCTCTGGTTGCTCTGGCACTTCCTGAATAAGCAAAAAACCAATCAACAAAAGGCCGTTGCCAGCCGGTTGGTTGCTGGTTTCCAGATTACAATGATCTTGTTAGCTCTGGGCTACCACTATTTCCCCGATTTTCTGATCATGCATAACGGCGTGAATTTATCGCTCTTCAATTCTGCAGCTGTTGGCAAACCCATTACCACCCTTGCCTGGGCACTTATACTTGGGAGCATTTTCATCCTGCCTTCTCTCTTTTACCTCATATACAGTTTTCAGAAAGAACCGGAGAGTTAA